In Providencia sneebia DSM 19967, one DNA window encodes the following:
- the ansA gene encoding asparaginase — MQKKSIYVVYTGGTIGMRHSAQGYIPVSGHLQAQLAKMPEFHRPEMPEFTIREHHPLIDSSDITPEDWQNIADDISEHYHEYDGFVILHGTDTMAYTASALSFMLENLRKPVIVTGSQIPLEALRSDGQTNLLNALYLAANYPINEVGLFFNNKLYRGNRTIKAHADGFDAFTSPNCPPLMEAGIHIRTFNTCAAPIGIGELITHRITPQPIGVVMIYPGLSIDIVRNILQQPVKALILRSYGVGNAPQQPKLLKILHEATKRGIIVVNLTQCISGRVNMEGYATGHALAEAGVISGFDMTFEAALSKLHYLLSQDYTPTHVRELMQNNLRGELSYADE, encoded by the coding sequence ATGCAAAAGAAATCGATTTATGTTGTATATACTGGCGGAACCATTGGAATGCGCCACTCGGCACAAGGCTACATTCCTGTTTCGGGTCATCTTCAAGCACAATTGGCCAAAATGCCAGAATTTCATCGCCCTGAAATGCCGGAATTCACCATAAGAGAACACCATCCATTAATTGATTCTTCTGATATTACACCTGAAGATTGGCAAAATATTGCTGATGATATTAGTGAACATTATCACGAATATGATGGCTTCGTTATTCTGCATGGCACTGATACAATGGCTTATACCGCATCTGCCTTATCATTCATGTTAGAAAATTTACGAAAGCCCGTTATTGTGACAGGGTCACAAATACCGTTGGAAGCTCTGCGTTCTGATGGTCAAACTAACTTATTAAACGCGCTCTACCTTGCGGCTAATTACCCAATCAATGAAGTTGGTTTATTTTTTAACAATAAATTATATCGCGGCAACCGGACAATTAAAGCCCATGCTGATGGCTTTGATGCCTTTACTTCACCTAATTGCCCTCCATTAATGGAAGCAGGCATACATATTCGTACCTTTAATACCTGCGCTGCACCTATTGGAATTGGTGAATTAATCACCCATCGTATCACTCCACAACCTATTGGCGTGGTAATGATTTATCCAGGTCTTTCTATTGATATTGTGCGCAACATTCTTCAACAGCCAGTAAAAGCGCTTATTTTACGCTCATACGGCGTTGGTAATGCACCTCAACAACCGAAACTATTGAAAATTCTCCATGAAGCAACAAAACGCGGCATCATTGTGGTCAATTTAACGCAATGTATTTCAGGTCGCGTCAATATGGAGGGCTATGCAACTGGGCATGCATTAGCTGAAGCGGGCGTAATCAGTGGTTTTGATATGACATTTGAGGCTGCATTGAGTAAATTACATTACCTACTTAGCCAAGATTATACTCCGACTCATGTACGGGAGTTAATGCAAAATAACCTTAGAGGTGAACTCAGTTATGCCGATGAATAA
- the pncA gene encoding bifunctional nicotinamidase/pyrazinamidase, with product MPMNNVNIGSVNSALLLVDLQNDFCIGGALAVNESDAVIETANKAIALCQQQNIPVIASQDWHPANHLSFAVNSGTNIGEMGKLNGIPQVWWPVHCVQGEIGAEFHPKLNKEAICEVFTKGENPQVDSYSAFFDNDKVSQTRLHEWLQQQQITQLFIMGIATDYCVKYTVLDALKLGYNVDVLIDGCRGVNLSPMDSDLALAEMSQHGATLLTIESLTLP from the coding sequence ATGCCGATGAATAACGTCAATATAGGCTCAGTTAACTCTGCTCTTCTATTAGTCGATTTACAGAATGATTTTTGTATTGGTGGTGCTCTTGCTGTAAATGAAAGTGATGCTGTCATTGAAACGGCCAATAAAGCGATTGCGTTATGCCAACAGCAAAACATTCCTGTCATTGCTAGCCAAGATTGGCACCCTGCTAACCACCTCAGCTTTGCGGTTAATTCTGGAACAAACATTGGTGAAATGGGCAAATTAAATGGCATTCCTCAAGTTTGGTGGCCAGTGCATTGCGTACAAGGTGAAATAGGCGCTGAATTTCATCCGAAATTAAATAAAGAGGCTATTTGTGAGGTTTTCACCAAAGGGGAAAATCCGCAAGTAGACAGCTACAGTGCTTTTTTTGACAATGATAAAGTAAGTCAAACTCGCCTACATGAGTGGCTACAACAACAGCAAATAACCCAATTGTTTATTATGGGGATCGCAACGGATTATTGTGTAAAATATACTGTTCTTGATGCCTTAAAACTAGGATATAACGTTGATGTTTTAATTGATGGCTGCCGTGGGGTTAATTTATCGCCTATGGATTCTGATCTTGCCTTGGCAGAAATGTCACAACATGGCGCAACCCTTCTCACCATAGAATCATTAACCTTGCCTTAA
- a CDS encoding TonB-dependent siderophore receptor: protein MKNIPLFRIRQITICIASALVIQAPAMAEEQSSTKSDKLVVSAQALKVNTALQETPKSISIISEKDLELHAPQKIDEALRYTSGVVAQPYGADNDTDWFKVRGFDAATYLDNSRLYRDGYYTWLLEPYGLESIEVVKGASAVLFGESTPGGAINLVTKKPSLNAKNELFLEAGNNDYKALGFDLSTSSTSNDIARYRLVGLMKKSDGELKHTDNKRIYLAPSAAFDLSESTMLTLMATYLHDDGTPTNPFFPASGTLTHSKYGKIKPSTNFGEPDYDKYKRTQFSVGYLLEHQIDSQWRFAQRLNYGYNDLTLRSIYVYPNSDPDKQILDRGIIFRDGKNQSFSFDNNFVGEWDSGLFENTLLAGVEFQYHQTKGDEQNGGFGTINPWKPEYGKYTPLNPANNVKRTIDKTQTSLYSQYQTKFDSKWIGVAGARYDWVKTENKLHQANEHESRHDGEMSLNAGLMYIADNGLSPYLNYSQSFEVQSTVDPTTQHLYKPLKGEQIEVGIKYTPYFIDGYLNVAWFDIEQKNALVTNPSTSVATQTGKVTSQGVESELFAQLTDQWDIKATYTYTNAQTDNTNGQGRKQSGLIPKHAATAWTSYEIPTINDQSLKLGTGVRYLGESKDMPASSDLTVPSATLWDMAAVYQLSNNWQLQFNMNNILNKEYIASCDYWCYFGQSRSFVFQTKYSW, encoded by the coding sequence GTGAAAAACATCCCCCTTTTTCGTATACGCCAGATAACAATTTGTATTGCCTCTGCTTTAGTGATTCAAGCTCCAGCAATGGCAGAAGAACAGAGTTCTACTAAATCAGATAAATTAGTCGTCAGTGCTCAGGCACTTAAAGTCAATACAGCTTTGCAAGAAACACCTAAGTCTATCTCAATTATCAGCGAGAAAGATTTAGAGCTTCATGCTCCGCAGAAAATTGATGAAGCACTACGTTATACTTCCGGTGTCGTAGCACAGCCTTATGGTGCAGATAATGATACCGATTGGTTTAAAGTTCGTGGTTTTGATGCCGCAACTTATCTTGATAATAGCCGATTGTACCGAGATGGTTACTATACTTGGTTATTAGAACCATACGGATTGGAAAGCATTGAAGTTGTTAAAGGGGCTTCTGCTGTCTTGTTTGGTGAATCAACCCCTGGTGGCGCAATCAACCTTGTGACAAAGAAACCCTCTTTAAACGCAAAAAATGAACTGTTTCTTGAAGCGGGCAATAATGATTATAAAGCATTAGGATTTGACCTTTCCACATCCTCAACAAGCAATGATATAGCGCGTTACCGTCTAGTTGGTTTAATGAAAAAATCTGATGGTGAGCTAAAACACACTGATAATAAACGTATTTATCTTGCACCTAGTGCTGCTTTTGACCTTAGCGAAAGCACCATGCTCACACTAATGGCAACTTATTTGCATGATGATGGCACACCAACAAACCCTTTCTTTCCCGCATCAGGGACATTAACGCATTCAAAATATGGCAAAATCAAGCCATCAACAAATTTTGGTGAGCCAGATTATGATAAATATAAACGAACCCAATTTTCTGTTGGGTATTTACTGGAACATCAGATTGATTCCCAATGGCGCTTTGCACAACGACTCAATTATGGTTATAACGATTTAACTCTGCGCAGCATTTATGTTTACCCTAACTCAGATCCTGATAAACAAATATTAGACCGCGGAATTATCTTCCGTGATGGGAAAAACCAGAGTTTCAGCTTCGACAATAATTTTGTTGGAGAATGGGATAGCGGTCTATTTGAAAACACTTTATTAGCTGGTGTTGAATTCCAATATCATCAAACCAAAGGTGATGAGCAAAATGGTGGTTTCGGAACAATCAATCCATGGAAACCAGAGTATGGCAAATATACGCCATTGAACCCAGCGAATAATGTCAAACGAACTATCGATAAAACACAAACTAGCCTCTATTCCCAATATCAAACTAAATTTGATAGCAAATGGATCGGTGTGGCTGGTGCTCGTTACGACTGGGTTAAAACAGAAAATAAATTGCACCAAGCCAACGAACATGAATCCCGTCATGATGGTGAAATGAGTTTAAATGCTGGTTTAATGTACATTGCTGACAATGGCCTTTCACCTTATCTAAACTATTCACAATCATTTGAAGTGCAATCAACTGTTGATCCCACAACGCAACACCTATATAAGCCGCTAAAAGGTGAACAAATTGAAGTAGGAATAAAATATACCCCCTACTTTATTGATGGTTACTTGAATGTGGCATGGTTTGATATCGAGCAGAAAAATGCTTTAGTGACTAACCCATCTACATCTGTGGCAACGCAAACAGGGAAAGTGACTTCACAAGGTGTTGAAAGTGAGCTATTTGCTCAATTAACTGATCAATGGGATATCAAAGCAACCTATACCTACACAAATGCGCAAACGGATAACACGAATGGTCAAGGCCGAAAACAATCAGGACTTATTCCTAAACATGCCGCCACTGCATGGACAAGTTATGAAATCCCAACGATTAATGATCAATCTTTAAAACTAGGAACGGGTGTTCGCTATTTAGGTGAGTCAAAAGACATGCCAGCAAGCAGCGATCTAACTGTACCTAGCGCAACTTTATGGGATATGGCTGCGGTTTATCAGTTATCAAATAATTGGCAACTGCAATTTAATATGAACAATATTCTTAACAAAGAATATATTGCATCTTGTGATTATTGGTGTTATTTCGGGCAGTCACGCTCATTTGTCTTCCAGACAAAATATTCTTGGTAA
- a CDS encoding ABC transporter ATP-binding protein, protein MFQLSNIKIVRDNRTILAIDSLNIPTTELTVVLGHNGSGKSTLVNLLSGQMAPDSGSVYLHDTDLCHYKTKTLAQKIAYLPQKLPASAGLTVKELVRLGRFPWRGTFGRWQAEDDFIIQQAMEKAGVSHFADALADNLSGGERQRAWVAMLLAQQAPVLILDEPTSALDIQHQYQLMNLLSELNQTQQIGIIVILHDLNLSLRYATHIVALKKGKIEFEGTASLLQDELRLTSLYETKIKLIPHPDYPESEAHRVAVVCA, encoded by the coding sequence ATGTTTCAATTATCTAATATAAAAATCGTTCGCGATAATCGCACTATTTTGGCGATCGACTCATTAAATATCCCAACAACAGAATTAACCGTTGTTTTAGGTCACAATGGCTCAGGGAAATCAACATTAGTTAATCTCCTTTCCGGACAAATGGCTCCTGATTCAGGAAGTGTTTATTTACACGATACCGATCTTTGCCACTATAAAACAAAAACACTTGCACAAAAAATCGCCTACCTCCCCCAAAAACTGCCAGCCTCCGCCGGATTAACAGTAAAAGAACTCGTGCGGCTAGGTCGTTTTCCTTGGCGTGGTACTTTTGGACGTTGGCAAGCTGAAGATGATTTCATTATCCAACAAGCTATGGAAAAAGCGGGAGTAAGCCATTTTGCTGATGCTCTCGCTGATAATTTATCTGGCGGTGAACGTCAACGAGCTTGGGTCGCCATGTTATTGGCTCAGCAAGCACCTGTATTAATTTTAGATGAACCAACCTCAGCACTTGATATTCAACACCAATATCAATTGATGAATTTGCTGAGTGAACTCAATCAAACCCAGCAGATTGGCATCATTGTCATCTTGCATGACCTGAATTTATCACTGCGTTATGCAACCCATATTGTTGCGCTCAAAAAAGGTAAGATTGAGTTTGAAGGCACAGCATCATTACTTCAGGATGAACTTCGGCTAACCTCACTTTATGAAACGAAAATCAAGCTCATTCCACATCCTGATTATCCTGAATCAGAAGCTCATAGGGTTGCTGTTGTATGCGCTTAA
- a CDS encoding iron-siderophore ABC transporter substrate-binding protein produces the protein MRLISFRQLKYYFISALLMITSNVAGAITITDSFGEQHFSKPPERVVVLDWDLLEQLLTLNITPVGATELSSYQQWVVEPPIPAIVEDVGTRAEPNLEKIAALHPDVIIASRSQEDLLPLLKTIAPVVYLPNFGVQDNAGNVAIDHFRTLAQLFDRNELADAFLDNMFQQFAKLRATIENQFPLPPAVAAIRFSSLNTVFLYTENSTLNYVLEQLALKPAISIPARPWGIEQQRINSLQFIDNGYVLYIKPFANENELADSILWQSMPFVKQGHVNSVRPVWNYGGVYSLQLMAEALTESLLQVTKHDHH, from the coding sequence ATGCGCTTAATTTCTTTTCGCCAGCTTAAATATTATTTCATCAGCGCGCTTTTGATGATCACATCAAACGTTGCTGGTGCTATCACTATCACAGACAGTTTTGGTGAGCAGCATTTTTCTAAGCCACCAGAACGGGTTGTTGTTCTTGATTGGGATTTATTAGAACAACTTTTAACACTGAATATCACACCTGTTGGTGCTACTGAACTTAGTAGTTATCAGCAATGGGTTGTCGAACCACCTATTCCAGCTATTGTTGAAGATGTTGGCACTCGCGCCGAGCCAAACCTTGAGAAAATCGCTGCATTACACCCCGATGTCATCATTGCAAGCCGTTCTCAAGAAGATTTATTACCTTTGCTCAAAACAATTGCACCTGTTGTCTATTTACCCAATTTTGGTGTCCAAGATAATGCCGGAAATGTGGCTATTGATCATTTTAGAACATTGGCCCAATTGTTTGATCGTAATGAACTTGCAGATGCATTTCTAGATAACATGTTTCAGCAGTTTGCAAAATTGCGTGCAACAATAGAAAATCAATTTCCACTGCCACCCGCAGTTGCCGCCATTCGTTTTTCTAGCCTAAATACGGTTTTCCTCTATACCGAAAACTCAACATTAAATTATGTTCTTGAGCAATTGGCATTAAAACCAGCCATCTCTATTCCTGCGCGTCCGTGGGGGATCGAACAACAACGAATTAATTCATTACAATTTATTGATAATGGATATGTTCTCTATATCAAACCTTTTGCGAACGAAAATGAGCTGGCTGATTCAATTTTGTGGCAATCCATGCCATTTGTAAAACAAGGTCATGTGAATAGTGTGCGCCCTGTATGGAATTATGGTGGGGTTTACTCATTACAATTAATGGCTGAAGCCCTTACTGAAAGTTTATTACAGGTGACTAAACATGATCACCACTAA
- the fhuB gene encoding Fe(3+)-hydroxamate ABC transporter permease FhuB: MITTKHYLTFFMLLLLFVVINLQLEPGLSLFQQYQLIIRPNSVHNFADFFFLYGQLPRLVMALVVGATFGLIGSVMQQLTQNNLTSPLTLGSSSGAWLALVIVNIWFAHDAGFYSSFAAMIGALFAFGFVILIAGVHNMTGLPLVVSGMVVNILLGAIATALITLNSQFTQNIFMWGAGNLAQDGWQKIYWLLPALFPIIIIIGFAPRILTLLRLGHEGAQARGLSVLPAFLFFIVLATWLVAATITTVGVISFIGLLAPNIVRQLGQLSARKELMMSAGVGAILLLCADSGAIALSNYLNIVVPTGVMTAAIGAPLLIWFSRRALTAQDQLSIGMLSTTLRLSKLTVLALLLLLFAGIIATLFLHTDGTHFYWSQPSIFQWALKWPRLLAALFAGLALSIAGVLLQRIIYNPLASPDILGVSSGASAALVLTSLLLGTAIQTSLSGVALLGSLAVLTLLLILGRRQHYAPASVILTGICLTATLEAFVQFFLAQGTLSSYRILLWLSGSTYRMNGSQALIFAFAVLILCTLTICLSRWLTLLSVSRTFAQGRGLHAQKANILLLVLVALLCALVTSTVGPIAFIGLIAPHMAFLLGAKKAKQQLIIGGLIGAILMLWADWLGQTVIYPAQIAAGIFVAILGGGYFLLLMALNRMK; this comes from the coding sequence ATGATCACCACTAAACATTACCTCACTTTCTTTATGCTCTTACTGTTATTCGTTGTGATCAACCTACAATTAGAGCCAGGGCTTTCTCTCTTTCAACAATATCAATTAATTATCCGACCAAATTCTGTACATAACTTTGCCGATTTTTTCTTTCTTTATGGCCAATTGCCAAGACTTGTAATGGCATTAGTCGTGGGTGCAACTTTCGGTTTAATTGGTAGTGTCATGCAGCAATTAACCCAAAATAATCTCACCTCACCACTGACTTTAGGATCATCATCCGGTGCTTGGCTGGCATTAGTGATAGTTAATATCTGGTTCGCACATGATGCAGGGTTTTACAGTTCATTTGCCGCAATGATTGGCGCTTTATTCGCATTTGGATTTGTTATTCTGATTGCGGGTGTTCACAATATGACAGGGCTTCCTCTTGTTGTATCAGGCATGGTGGTTAACATTCTTCTTGGTGCTATTGCAACCGCACTAATTACCCTCAACTCTCAGTTTACTCAAAATATTTTTATGTGGGGTGCAGGTAATTTAGCACAAGATGGCTGGCAAAAAATTTATTGGTTACTGCCCGCACTTTTCCCAATTATTATCATTATTGGTTTTGCGCCACGTATCCTCACATTATTGCGTCTTGGTCATGAAGGCGCTCAAGCTCGCGGATTATCTGTTTTACCCGCTTTTCTATTTTTTATCGTGCTAGCAACTTGGCTAGTTGCTGCCACCATCACAACTGTTGGTGTGATTAGTTTTATTGGCCTACTCGCACCCAATATTGTTCGCCAATTAGGTCAATTAAGTGCTCGTAAAGAATTAATGATGAGCGCGGGAGTTGGCGCAATATTACTTCTTTGCGCAGATAGTGGCGCTATTGCGCTGAGCAATTACTTGAATATTGTTGTACCAACGGGTGTGATGACCGCCGCTATTGGAGCACCATTACTGATTTGGTTTAGTCGACGTGCATTAACTGCACAAGATCAACTTTCCATTGGCATGCTATCAACAACATTAAGATTGTCTAAGCTAACAGTCTTAGCACTCTTATTGCTTCTATTTGCTGGTATTATCGCCACATTATTTTTGCATACGGATGGTACCCATTTTTATTGGAGCCAACCTTCAATATTCCAATGGGCACTAAAATGGCCAAGGCTCCTAGCCGCGCTATTTGCCGGTTTGGCATTAAGTATTGCTGGCGTTTTATTACAGCGGATTATCTATAATCCATTAGCTAGCCCTGATATTCTCGGTGTTTCCTCTGGTGCAAGCGCAGCTTTAGTTCTGACGAGTTTATTACTTGGCACAGCTATTCAAACGTCATTAAGCGGTGTCGCGTTATTAGGGAGTTTAGCTGTACTTACATTATTGCTCATTTTGGGTAGACGCCAACATTATGCACCTGCAAGTGTTATCTTAACGGGAATTTGCCTTACAGCCACATTAGAGGCTTTCGTCCAATTTTTCCTTGCTCAGGGAACATTAAGTAGCTATCGCATTTTACTATGGCTTTCTGGTTCAACTTATAGAATGAACGGTTCTCAAGCACTGATTTTTGCATTTGCTGTCTTAATCTTATGCACATTAACAATTTGTTTGAGTCGTTGGCTGACACTATTATCAGTAAGTCGCACTTTTGCTCAAGGTCGCGGATTACATGCACAGAAAGCCAACATTCTGTTGTTAGTGCTTGTTGCACTGCTCTGTGCATTAGTGACATCAACCGTTGGACCAATTGCCTTTATTGGTTTAATCGCACCTCATATGGCGTTCTTGTTGGGTGCTAAAAAAGCGAAACAGCAATTGATTATTGGTGGACTTATTGGCGCCATCTTAATGCTATGGGCTGATTGGTTGGGTCAAACTGTTATTTACCCAGCGCAGATTGCTGCTGGTATATTTGTCGCCATCTTAGGGGGTGGATATTTTCTATTGCTGATGGCACTCAATAGAATGAAATGA
- a CDS encoding YeaC family protein, whose translation MSIEIEPEHIEQLLSVMTPEIYQRLVTAVELGKWPDGVALTPEQKEHSLQMVMLWQSRYNHNPEHMTIGTNGQITMKSKQELKSMFMGETLATLKPQNKD comes from the coding sequence GTGAGTATAGAAATAGAACCTGAACATATAGAACAGCTACTGTCTGTAATGACACCGGAAATTTATCAACGCTTAGTGACTGCGGTTGAATTAGGTAAATGGCCAGATGGGGTAGCCTTAACTCCTGAGCAGAAAGAGCACAGCTTACAGATGGTGATGTTATGGCAATCGCGCTATAACCACAATCCTGAGCATATGACCATTGGAACCAATGGGCAAATTACAATGAAAAGTAAGCAAGAATTAAAATCCATGTTTATGGGTGAGACGTTGGCGACTTTAAAGCCACAAAATAAAGATTAA
- the msrB gene encoding peptide-methionine (R)-S-oxide reductase MsrB, with product MTEKDKQPIDISNLNEIQQYVTQHAGTEQPFTGKLLHNRKEGIYECLCCGAPLFLSDTKFDAGCGWPSFYQPVSDHAIKYIEDFSHGMHRIEVRCQNCNAHLGHVFPDGPQPTGQRYCINSASLSFIDDETGDKTRG from the coding sequence ATGACAGAAAAAGATAAACAACCGATTGATATTTCAAACTTAAATGAAATTCAGCAATATGTAACCCAACACGCTGGAACTGAGCAACCGTTTACTGGAAAGCTATTACATAATCGTAAAGAGGGCATCTACGAATGCCTTTGTTGTGGAGCACCGCTTTTCTTATCTGATACTAAATTTGATGCGGGATGTGGTTGGCCAAGTTTCTATCAACCAGTGAGTGATCATGCGATTAAATATATTGAAGATTTCTCTCATGGTATGCATCGAATTGAAGTCCGTTGTCAGAATTGTAATGCGCATTTAGGGCATGTTTTTCCGGATGGTCCTCAACCAACGGGCCAACGTTACTGCATTAATTCAGCATCATTAAGTTTTATTGATGATGAAACAGGCGACAAAACCCGTGGTTAG
- the gapA gene encoding glyceraldehyde-3-phosphate dehydrogenase has product MTIKVGINGFGRIGRIVFRAAQERSDIEIVAINDLLDAEYMAYMLKYDSTHGRFNGTVEVKDGHLVVNGKTIRVTSERDPANLKWDEVGVDVVAEATGLFLTDETARKHIQAGAKKVVLTGPSKDNTPMFVMGVNQKSYAGQDIVSNASCTTNCLAPLAKVINDKFGIVEGLMTTVHATTATQKTVDGPSHKDWRGGRGASQNIIPSSTGAAKAVGKVIPELNGKLTGMSFRVPTPNVSVVDLTVRLEKPATYAQICDAIKDAAAGELKGVLGYTEDDVVSTDFNGEKLTSVFDAKAGIALNDNFVKLVSWYDNETGYSNKVLDLIAHISK; this is encoded by the coding sequence ATGACTATCAAAGTAGGTATTAATGGTTTTGGTCGTATTGGCCGTATCGTTTTCCGTGCTGCACAAGAGCGTTCTGATATTGAAATCGTTGCGATCAACGATCTGCTAGATGCAGAATATATGGCATACATGCTGAAGTACGATTCTACCCATGGTCGTTTCAACGGTACTGTTGAAGTTAAAGATGGTCACCTAGTTGTAAATGGTAAAACCATTCGTGTCACCTCAGAAAGAGATCCTGCGAACCTGAAATGGGATGAAGTTGGTGTTGACGTTGTTGCTGAAGCAACAGGTCTATTCTTAACTGATGAAACTGCACGTAAACACATCCAAGCGGGTGCGAAAAAAGTTGTTCTGACTGGCCCATCAAAAGATAACACCCCTATGTTCGTTATGGGTGTTAACCAAAAATCTTATGCTGGACAAGATATCGTTTCTAACGCATCTTGCACAACTAACTGTTTGGCACCTCTTGCAAAAGTTATCAACGACAAATTCGGTATCGTTGAAGGTCTAATGACAACTGTTCACGCAACAACAGCAACTCAAAAAACTGTTGATGGTCCTTCTCACAAAGACTGGCGTGGTGGTCGTGGTGCTTCTCAAAACATCATCCCATCTTCAACTGGTGCTGCTAAAGCTGTAGGTAAAGTTATTCCTGAGCTGAATGGCAAACTGACTGGTATGTCTTTCCGTGTTCCTACTCCTAACGTTTCAGTTGTTGACCTGACTGTACGTTTGGAAAAACCTGCTACTTATGCACAAATTTGTGATGCAATCAAAGACGCAGCTGCTGGCGAACTGAAAGGCGTTCTTGGCTATACTGAAGATGACGTTGTATCTACAGACTTCAATGGCGAAAAATTGACTTCAGTATTTGATGCTAAAGCAGGTATCGCACTGAATGATAACTTTGTGAAATTGGTTTCTTGGTATGACAACGAAACTGGTTATTCAAACAAAGTTCTAGATCTAATCGCACACATCTCTAAATAA
- a CDS encoding D-hexose-6-phosphate mutarotase, whose protein sequence is MHDKLFALPVIKQLSDYISQRQLGDLPIIVISHPKVRGAISIQGAQLIDWQPSGQKPCIWLSSESQFKPGIAIRGGIPICWPWFGPAGSPSHGFARILPWQFTAHNEHDDGVILTFTLTDTEYTRKLWPHEFTLILRLKLGLTCEIELESYGDFETTAAMHSYFNISDIQKTAIYGLGEHYFDKVSDKEVYGASSPLKINRQTDRIYSEPEEYSLIRDDGWSRTIELHHYHNSDVVCWNPWAELSCSMQDMPNSGYKQMVCVETARINKPLKSENQHPARLSLVIMSRDNKPQD, encoded by the coding sequence ATGCATGATAAACTCTTTGCACTCCCTGTCATTAAGCAACTTTCAGACTATATCAGCCAGCGCCAATTAGGCGATCTCCCTATTATTGTTATCTCCCATCCAAAGGTTCGCGGAGCGATCAGTATTCAAGGTGCTCAATTAATAGACTGGCAACCTTCAGGGCAAAAGCCCTGCATTTGGTTGAGTAGTGAAAGCCAGTTCAAACCAGGTATTGCGATTCGCGGTGGTATACCAATCTGTTGGCCGTGGTTTGGGCCTGCTGGTAGTCCTAGCCATGGCTTTGCTCGAATTTTGCCATGGCAATTTACTGCTCATAATGAACATGATGATGGTGTAATACTCACTTTTACACTGACTGATACGGAATATACGCGTAAGCTTTGGCCGCATGAATTTACCTTAATACTCCGCCTAAAATTAGGGCTAACCTGTGAAATCGAATTAGAAAGTTACGGAGATTTTGAAACAACAGCAGCAATGCACTCTTATTTCAATATTAGTGATATCCAAAAAACAGCAATTTATGGGCTTGGAGAACATTATTTTGATAAGGTCAGTGACAAAGAAGTCTACGGTGCTAGCTCACCACTAAAAATTAATCGCCAAACAGATAGGATCTATTCTGAACCTGAAGAATATAGCTTGATCCGTGATGATGGTTGGTCGAGAACCATTGAACTTCATCACTACCATAATTCAGATGTGGTTTGTTGGAATCCGTGGGCTGAATTATCTTGCAGTATGCAAGACATGCCAAATAGCGGCTATAAACAAATGGTGTGTGTTGAAACAGCGCGCATTAATAAACCATTAAAAAGTGAAAATCAGCACCCTGCTCGCTTATCATTGGTTATCATGAGCAGAGATAATAAACCTCAAGATTAA